The genomic window ACACCTACACAATATTTTGCACCGCAATAAACTGCAAATCCCGATTCAAATTGTTGAACATATTGACCACCAATGAATGCGGATGACTTGATGACGCCTTCTATCGCATTATCAATTTCGCTTTTTATAGATTGGTATTGCGCCCAAAGATCAACAAAAGGAACTTTCATCTTTATAAGAACACCTCCCTAAGTAGGTTTTAAATAGAGCCGGGCTCAAAATCAAAGCCATAAATACCACTTATTGCCTCTTGTATCGACCTTTCCATAGATTTCCGAGTTTGATAAACGAACTTAACAAGATAATGTTGAATTGTTTTCTTTATAAAATTGAAACGTCCTTCTAATGCCGTCAGCTAATTTGGTTTTGGGTTGCCAACCTATTTGAGTTAATTTGGTTATATCTAATAGTTTTCTTGGTGTGCCATCGGGTTTTGATTTATCCCATAAAATTTCACCCTTGAATCCGACAATTTCTTTTATTAATTGCGCTAAGTTATTAATTGTAATATCTTTACCTACCCCAACATTAATAGGTTTTGATTCATAATAATTATACATCAAAAAAATTAATGCTTCTGCGAGGTCATCTACATGTAAAAATTCTCTATAAACATTACCGCTTCCCCAAAAAATTACAATTGTTTTATTTTCTTTTTCAATTCCATATAGATTCAATAAATTTTCAATCTCGCTGTTAGTCAAATCATTAGCATTAACATTGGTTATTGGTCTTTTTATTAAATCTTTTCTAATTAAGTTAAAGTTATCTTCATATAAATTCTTTGCTAAATAAAATTTACGTATCATAGAAGGTAGTACATGTGAATTTTCAAGATCAAAATTATCATTGATACCATATAGATTAGATGGCATAGCTGAAATAAAATCACAACCATATTGTTCGTTGTAAAATTCACACATTTTTAGCCCGCTAATTTTTGCTATAGAATATGGCTCGTTTGTAGGTTCCAATGAATTTGTTAATAAATACTCTTCTTTTATTGGTTGAAGAGAATCTTTTGGGTAAACACAGGAACTTCCTAAAAACAATAATTTTTTTACACCATAAATATATGCATAGTGGATAATATTATTCTGAATTTGTAAATTTTCATATATAAATTGAGCTTTATATGTATTGCACGCATGAATACCGCCAACCTTCGCAGCAGCAAGAAAAACATATTCGGGACGTTCTTTTTGAAAGAAATTTTTTACAGAAGTTTGATTAATTAAATCAAGTTCAATATGAGAGCTTAGAATTAAGTTTTCATAACCTTCAGACAATAAATAACGTACGATTGCTGAACCAACAAGCCCACGATGACCAGCGATATATATCTTACTATGTTTATCCATGGCGTCTCCGTTTTAAGACCATTAGATACATTGTATCTACGGCATTGAAATAATTTCAAATTTCGGACTTGGCACAATAAATTTCCCACCTCGTTTTAAATACTCAGCTTCTCTTTTTTTAAATTCACTTATATAATGCCAAGGTAAAACAACTAAATAATCAGGTTGTTTTTCTCGCATAATTTCTTCGGAATATATTGGAATATTAGTACCTACAGTTTTCAGCCCATATTTATAAGAACTTCTTTCAGCAATTGCATCTATTAATGTATTATCTAAGCCATACCACTGTAACAAAGTATTTCCTTTAGTGGAAGCACCGTATCCCCAAATTACTTTACCTCTATCTCTTTCTTTCTTTATAAAATTTACAATTTGTTCTCGTAGTTCACATATTTTATTGTAGAATGATTTATATACATCAGCTCTATTAAAATTCATTTTCTTTTCATATTCTAAGATTGAGTTGATTTTATAATTAGCAACATCTCTATACGGTGAAGTTCTAAATTTCGCCTGGTCCGCATTTTTTTTTCTTATATAAACTCTAAAACTGCCACCATTAACATCATTCAGCTGTAAATCAACAATATCTAATTCTTTTTGATCTAATAGATATTTTAATGAAAACAAAGAATAATAACAAACATGTTCATGGCATATATTGTCAAATGCTAATTGAATAATCATTAAAGGCGTATAACTCAACTGCATAACGAATAGTCCTTCATCATCTAATACTTCAATTAAATCATCTAAAAATGAAAGAGGATCATCTAAATCATAAAACATTGCAATTGCAGTTATAATTTTAGCTTTTTTATCACCAAATTTAGTATTTTTATAATTTTCAAATGTAAAGTAATCTTGAACTATTTCGTCAGCATATCTCATAGATTCCTTTTTATAAGAATCATCAGCAGGGTCAATACCAATTCTTCTGAGATTCTTAGGAACATAACTTAGAAGCGTTCCATCATTACAAGCAATATCTAAAAACACATCACCATCGTTAACTTCAATTGATTCTAAACATGAGTTTGCTACACTCCTTAGCTCATCCTTCATTGTATTATTTATGCCTGATCTATACCAATATTTACCATACATTACATCTACAGGTGTTGTTTTCTCTAATTGCACCAAGCCTGATTCTTCATTTAACATCATTTTTAACTCATGTTTATCACCACGAGGGTTTTCATCATCTCTAATAAAGTCTGACACATATAAGCTACCTAAATTAAATAATTCGGTTAATGGTTTATTTGATATCCTACATTTTTGCATTCTAATTCCTCCAGTTTGAGCCAATTTAAGACTCTGATAGCCCTGCCATCGGGACGGTTTTGCGTGTCGCTTTCAATCGATCAACCCAAGAAAACAATACCCTAAAGTGGCCAAGTTATTTTTGCGCGATCACTAAGAGTTATTGTAGAAAATATAATTACCAGATACCGCCCATGCTGGCCTTACACCCGTATCAAAATAGTCTTGAATTTCTGACCTCAAGATGCTTCTGTCGGTTCCGACACTCCTGCAATGATATCCGAGATCGAAAAAAGAATCAAAAGTTCTAAGATAGTTTGAGTTGACTGAACAACTAAGATGTTCAGTTAGCGTAACCTCAACGAGCCATATCGGAGAAGGTTTGCTTCTTAAAACATGAAAAGCGCCTCTGATTACTTGATATTCAGCCTCCTCAACATCTACCTTTATTAACGGTCGAGAATTTGTAAGCCGGCAAAATAAAAGTGTATCTAATGTCGATAAAGCTATTGTTATAGAGAAATGTTTCAATACCCCTGCCCATTCTTCCTTTAAAGATGCACCAGTACCTCCGCAATAAAATTTTGCTACACCGATTTTATCGGAAACACCCAGGGGCAAGACCTCAATTAGATTGTCATAGTTGTTTACTAAGATATTTGCATACAGAAAGCCTCAAAGTCAACAAGAATTCCATACCTTTCGGCAGAGAAAATTCCATACCTTAGCCAAAAAATTATTCAGCAGTATCACCTCCTCCTTTCTTTGAGTTTTTTGTCCTGTAGCTTTGACCGTTTATCTTGATAAGCGTACAATGATGCATTACCCTGTCTATGATTGCAGAGGAGAGGGTCATATCGGCAAATATATCTCCCCATTGCATCATGGCCAGCAAACATGAATCCATGTGGATTGCGAACAAACCGCGCAAGTCGAAACTTGTACTCATCGCGCACGTTGCGATAAACAGGGCCGAGCAGTGTGTGTTCAATAAGTGACCTCAATCTATCTTTGATATACATTAGCCGACTCATCAAATCAATCCCTCAAAGATCTTTTCAAACTCATGTGATTGACATTCGCCACCAATTACTTTTAAATGTTCGATAGCCTTAGCACGATATATTGACATCTTATTATTATCAGTTAACCTGTCTTTTAACTCATGGGAATCGCGATATGCAAAACCAATCTGATGCTTCTGAACGTATGCTTCAACTGCAGCAAACATGCCTGCCCTAACTACAATTGGAATTCCTGCTGTTAAGGCAGTAATAAATCTAGTCGGGAGTGTTGTACGAAATCTTTCTCTTTTATCTTCTATCCCATAAGTAATAAGTGCTGCATCAAAGGCGTGGGCATAATTTGCAAGGTCGCCTTTAAAGACCTCATCATCTGTGAAATACGGATATTTAAAACCATAGCCGGTTTCAATCACTTCTTTGGAGATTCCACCAGAATAAATGTTAATTTTTTCATGAGCCAGATCAAGAAACTGCGAATCTAAGTTATCAATAGCCGTTCCCCAGCGTTCAGGTGCGCCAAGAAATATGATGCTAGGGCTGTCATTACGAATATTATTTATAATCGAGTCCGTTTTTACATGCAGCGATCTTGGCAGGTAGTCGGGCAAGATCGATACTTTGTTTTTTGGAATATTAAATCTATTCTGGGCAAAGTCAGACATTTCCGTTGAGGCATATATATAATAATCAAGTTTGTTTAACCACTTATTATAGTCAACAAACTCATTTATGAAGCTTCTCCTAAGTAGTCGCTGAAATTTGTTCTTTCTCTCGAGCGTAACTGGGATGGCATTATGAATGATTATTACCGGTACCTTAGGAAATAGTCTTTTTATTATCCTGGCGAAGTGCATGGCGGTCGCACCATAATACACTACAACTACCGTTGGCTTTACTTCGTTCATCACTTCCCGTATTCTATCCGATATTTTCTTGCTCTCCGGCAAAATCCCTCTACTTATTAGGGTGTCCCTGATTATTGCCAAATAGCTTACGATATCCCGATATAGTGG from Pseudomonadota bacterium includes these protein-coding regions:
- a CDS encoding methyltransferase domain-containing protein, with the protein product MQKCRISNKPLTELFNLGSLYVSDFIRDDENPRGDKHELKMMLNEESGLVQLEKTTPVDVMYGKYWYRSGINNTMKDELRSVANSCLESIEVNDGDVFLDIACNDGTLLSYVPKNLRRIGIDPADDSYKKESMRYADEIVQDYFTFENYKNTKFGDKKAKIITAIAMFYDLDDPLSFLDDLIEVLDDEGLFVMQLSYTPLMIIQLAFDNICHEHVCYYSLFSLKYLLDQKELDIVDLQLNDVNGGSFRVYIRKKNADQAKFRTSPYRDVANYKINSILEYEKKMNFNRADVYKSFYNKICELREQIVNFIKKERDRGKVIWGYGASTKGNTLLQWYGLDNTLIDAIAERSSYKYGLKTVGTNIPIYSEEIMREKQPDYLVVLPWHYISEFKKREAEYLKRGGKFIVPSPKFEIISMP
- a CDS encoding ATP-binding protein, whose amino-acid sequence is MDSCLLAMMQWGDIFADMTLSSAIIDRVMHHCTLIKINGQSYRTKNSKKGGGDTAE
- a CDS encoding GDP-L-fucose synthase, translating into MDKHSKIYIAGHRGLVGSAIVRYLLSEGYENLILSSHIELDLINQTSVKNFFQKERPEYVFLAAAKVGGIHACNTYKAQFIYENLQIQNNIIHYAYIYGVKKLLFLGSSCVYPKDSLQPIKEEYLLTNSLEPTNEPYSIAKISGLKMCEFYNEQYGCDFISAMPSNLYGINDNFDLENSHVLPSMIRKFYLAKNLYEDNFNLIRKDLIKRPITNVNANDLTNSEIENLLNLYGIEKENKTIVIFWGSGNVYREFLHVDDLAEALIFLMYNYYESKPINVGVGKDITINNLAQLIKEIVGFKGEILWDKSKPDGTPRKLLDITKLTQIGWQPKTKLADGIRRTFQFYKENNSTLSC